From a region of the Malania oleifera isolate guangnan ecotype guangnan chromosome 12, ASM2987363v1, whole genome shotgun sequence genome:
- the LOC131144981 gene encoding trans-resveratrol di-O-methyltransferase-like isoform X1, translating to MHHSQSFHSKAGHRTEGLSELRTAANRLYGSDHSRPGYKCAVQLGIPDIIHSHNQPITLSELVSALKIPLGKTRCLHRLMCILVNSGFFATESFNENQEGYVLTSSSRLLLKGAVLNSSPYVLAMLDPVMLTPWNFLGDWFQGNEPTAFKIAHGMGIWEYEEQNLKLNKDMDEAMASDSQFLNIAITDCRQVFEGLDSLVDVGGGTGHFAKIISEAFPHLKCTVLDRPSLVADLPSTKNLTFVGGDMFQSVPSADAVLIKHVLQNWSDEECIDILKRCREAIPSKDKGGKVIVIDMVIDVENDEHELAETKHRYDMAMMALLTGKERSEKEWERLFLEAGFSHYKISAVFGVWYFIEVYP from the exons ATGCACCATTCTCAG AGTTTTCATTCCAAGGCAGGCCACAGGACAGAGGGACTGAGTGAATTAAGAACTGCTGCAAACAGACTATATGGATCTGATCACTCAAGGCCAGGGTACAA ATGCGCAGTGCAATTAGGCATACCCGACATAATCCACAGCCATAACCAGCCCATAACTCTTTCCGAATTGGTCTCTGCGCTTAAAATCCCTTTGGGAAAAACCCGGTGCCTGCACCGGCTCATGTGCATACTGGTGAACTCTGGCTTCTTTGCTACAGAAAGTTTCAATGAGAATCAAGAAGGGTATGTTCTCACGTCTTCTTCTAGGCTCCTCCTCAAAGGTGCAGTCCTCAATTCGTCACCTTATGTTCTGGCCATGTTGGATCCTGTCATGTTAACTCCTTGGAATTTCTTGGGAGATTGGTTCCAAGGGAATGAACCAACAGCCTTTAAGATTGCCCATGGAATGGGGATATGGGAGTATGAGGAGCAAAACCTTAAACTTAACAAGGATATGGATGAAGCAATGGCGAGCGATTCTCAATTCTTGAACATAGCCATCACAGATTGTAGACAAGTTTTTGAGGGGTTGGATTCCTTGGTTGATGTAGGGGGTGGCACGGGACATTTCGCCAAGATCATTTCCGAGGCCTTTCCTCACTTGAAGTGCACGGTATTAGACCGCCCCAGTCTCGTCGCTGACTTGCCCTCGACCAAGAATTTGACCTTCGTTGGAGGCGATATGTTTCAATCTGTCCCTTCCGCAGATGCCGTTTTAATTAAG CATGTTTTGCAAAATTGGAGCGATGAGGAATGCATAGACATATTGAAGAGATGCAGAGAAGCTATTCCAAGCAAAGATAAGGGAGGAAAGGTGATTGTCATAGACATGGTGATAGATGTCGAGAACGATGAACACGAATTAGCTGAAACAAAGCACCGGTATGACATGGCGATGATGGCTTTGCTTACTGGAAAAGAACGAAGTGAGAAAGAATGGGAACGACTCTTCTTGGAGGCAGGTTTCAGTCACTACAAAATATCAGCCGTATTTGGTGTATGGTACTTTATTGAGGTTTATCCATAg
- the LOC131144981 gene encoding trans-resveratrol di-O-methyltransferase-like isoform X2 translates to MDLITQGQGTSIPDIIHSHNQPITLSELVSALKIPLGKTRCLHRLMCILVNSGFFATESFNENQEGYVLTSSSRLLLKGAVLNSSPYVLAMLDPVMLTPWNFLGDWFQGNEPTAFKIAHGMGIWEYEEQNLKLNKDMDEAMASDSQFLNIAITDCRQVFEGLDSLVDVGGGTGHFAKIISEAFPHLKCTVLDRPSLVADLPSTKNLTFVGGDMFQSVPSADAVLIKHVLQNWSDEECIDILKRCREAIPSKDKGGKVIVIDMVIDVENDEHELAETKHRYDMAMMALLTGKERSEKEWERLFLEAGFSHYKISAVFGVWYFIEVYP, encoded by the exons ATGGATCTGATCACTCAAGGCCAGGGTACAA GCATACCCGACATAATCCACAGCCATAACCAGCCCATAACTCTTTCCGAATTGGTCTCTGCGCTTAAAATCCCTTTGGGAAAAACCCGGTGCCTGCACCGGCTCATGTGCATACTGGTGAACTCTGGCTTCTTTGCTACAGAAAGTTTCAATGAGAATCAAGAAGGGTATGTTCTCACGTCTTCTTCTAGGCTCCTCCTCAAAGGTGCAGTCCTCAATTCGTCACCTTATGTTCTGGCCATGTTGGATCCTGTCATGTTAACTCCTTGGAATTTCTTGGGAGATTGGTTCCAAGGGAATGAACCAACAGCCTTTAAGATTGCCCATGGAATGGGGATATGGGAGTATGAGGAGCAAAACCTTAAACTTAACAAGGATATGGATGAAGCAATGGCGAGCGATTCTCAATTCTTGAACATAGCCATCACAGATTGTAGACAAGTTTTTGAGGGGTTGGATTCCTTGGTTGATGTAGGGGGTGGCACGGGACATTTCGCCAAGATCATTTCCGAGGCCTTTCCTCACTTGAAGTGCACGGTATTAGACCGCCCCAGTCTCGTCGCTGACTTGCCCTCGACCAAGAATTTGACCTTCGTTGGAGGCGATATGTTTCAATCTGTCCCTTCCGCAGATGCCGTTTTAATTAAG CATGTTTTGCAAAATTGGAGCGATGAGGAATGCATAGACATATTGAAGAGATGCAGAGAAGCTATTCCAAGCAAAGATAAGGGAGGAAAGGTGATTGTCATAGACATGGTGATAGATGTCGAGAACGATGAACACGAATTAGCTGAAACAAAGCACCGGTATGACATGGCGATGATGGCTTTGCTTACTGGAAAAGAACGAAGTGAGAAAGAATGGGAACGACTCTTCTTGGAGGCAGGTTTCAGTCACTACAAAATATCAGCCGTATTTGGTGTATGGTACTTTATTGAGGTTTATCCATAg